In a single window of the Phocoena sinus isolate mPhoSin1 chromosome 7, mPhoSin1.pri, whole genome shotgun sequence genome:
- the FASTKD2 gene encoding FAST kinase domain-containing protein 2, mitochondrial isoform X4, with the protein MEPCKNVDVLRAGLRMLVDQQVWKIERVFTLQTVMKCIGKDAPIGLKRKLEMKALKELDQFSVLNSQRMFAVLAAMNHRSIILLNECSKIVTSNIHGCPFKILISILQSCRDLQYFNIDLFKGIADYVATTFDIWKLKKVLFLLILFENVGFRPVSLMDLFMKKAADEPGFLNVKSLVSILHVYSSLSHFHKCWTHEFLEVMASALTGSLHHISSENLLNAVCSFCLMNHFPLAPINQLLQKDIIHDLLTSGDVERNVHKLHVLAACLKLDDVPGHKDTHLVLPQLPSMPLQPHAKVAEVLSSLLGEGCFSKSVWLPHNYYIDFEIRMDANRSQVLPFSDVDVVTSATNIQRVAVLCVPRSTYCLDSTHPRGFLAMKMRHLKVMGFHVILVNNWEMEKLEMKDAVTFLKSKIYSQEALSTADINLQSTC; encoded by the exons ATGGAGCCATGCAAGAATGTGGATGTTCTTCGAGCAGGATTGCG GATGCTAGTTGATCAGCAAGTTTGGAAAATAGAACGTGTCTTCACATTACAAACTGTAATGAAATGTATTGGAAAAGATGCACCGATTGGTCTTAAAAGGAAATTGGAG ATGAAAGCCTTGAAAGAGTTAGACcaattttctgttttgaatagCCAGCGCATGTTTGCAGTACTGGCCGCCATGAATCACCGCTCCATTATCCTTTTGAATGAGTGCAGTAAGATAGTCACAA GTAATATCCATGGGTGTCCCTTTAAAATATTGATCAGCATATTGCAGTCTTGCAGAGACCTCCAATACTTCAATATAGATCTTTTTAAGGGAATAGCTGATTATGTGGCTACAACTTTTGACATCTGGAAGTTGAAAAAA gttctttttctCCTCATCTTATTTGAAAACGTTGGCTTTCGACCTGTTAGTTTGATGGACTTGTTTATGAAGAAAGCAGCAGATGAACCTGGCTTCCTAAACGTGAAAAGCCTTGTCTCTATTCTTCATGTGTATTCTTCTCTCAGTCACTTCCACAAATGCTGGACTCACGA GTTCCTAGAAGTTATGGCTAGTGCTCTGACTGGTAGTCTTCACCACATCTCTTCTGAAAACCTGTTGAATGCTGTGTGTTCGTTTTGCTTGATGAACCATTTTCCCCTGGCCCCTATTAATCAGCTTCTTCAAAAGGACATCATCCATGATCTGCTGACGTCAG gtgATGTGGAGAGGAATGTTCACAAGCTTCACGTTTTGGCTGCCTGTCTAAAACTTGATGATGTTCCTGGTCACAAGGACACACACTTAGTGCTGCCACAGCTGCCCTCCATGCCATTACAGCCACATGCAAAGGTTGCCGAGGTGCTGAGTAGCCTTCTGGGAGAAGGATGCTTCTCAAAAAGTGTATGGTTGCCACATAATTATTATATCG attttgaaatcagaatgGATGCTAACAGGAGCCAAGTGCTTCCATTTTCTGACGTGGATGTGGTAACTTCTGCTACAAATATTCAAAG agtaGCTGTACTCTGTGTTCCTAGATCTACGTACTGTTTGGATTCAACCCACCCCAGAGGATTCCTTGCTATGAAAATGCGGCATTTGAAAGTAATGGGTTTTCACGTGATCttg GTCAATAATTGGGAGATGGAAAAACTAGAGATGAAGGATGCAGTcacatttttgaagagtaaaaTCTATTCACAGGAAGCACTTTCTACTGCTGATATAAATTTGCAAAGCACATGTTAA